In Drosophila subpulchrella strain 33 F10 #4 breed RU33 chromosome X, RU_Dsub_v1.1 Primary Assembly, whole genome shotgun sequence, the DNA window GATAAGTGGCCTATGGAAACGTCACAATACAGGCTCTGTTTTCCAGTTTTCCCAGTCTCATTCGTCACTAATTAAAATGCTGCATTGTCAACGGCGCACTGGGCGTATACGCAACATGAGGCAAGCCTGTTGTCCGCAGGAAATCTTTGAAATTCGAGGCTTTTCCTTTGCTGAATGGAATGCACCGGATGACCGAATCAAAAGTCTCAAATACCAAAGTTGCCTCTCCAGACAAAAGGAGATTGCAATAAAATTCTATGGTCCTCTTCAAAAACTGCAATGTAaggcaaattaatttttgcccgttgcaagaaaaaaaatgtgggGCGGAGGGCGGTGAATTTCGGAATGGGAAATTGGAGTGGTTGCTTTACTGCGGTTTCTTTTGTCATTGAATTTTGAAATACCAGGACTGCTGTTTAATTAAGCTGAGAAGACATGGCCGCAAGAAATCTCTTAGTAAACTAGCTTCATGGACTATTTGTTTTCTATTTGTAAGATGTGCTATTGGCCATTTAAAACAGCATGCTTTTAccttaattttttaaagaaaatcttAATTGTTTTACCTAGACGGAAGATGTGCCAAAGGCCAttaataaagaaaacttgtttcttatgtattaaaaaaaaatctcaaATATGTTTTACTAACTTGTTTCTGAATACTAAAAaggtatttatgtatttttatcCAACGTACATATTACTTcttagaaataaataatatataaacgttattcaaatttttttttgggcttaATAGAAACTACTTATgacaaaattaatattatcgatgaaaaaaaagatttaaatgtattgttaTTATAGtgattacattttttagtAAGGGGTTAAGTGATAACTtatcaaatattaaaaaccccCCACCccccaaatttttttttaccatgtGTGTCCTTAAAAATGATTATTCATTGTCATGGTTAttaatcataaaatataatgccACCCTCATATATTTTGTAGTTCGTTATTTTTTTAGTAAACACCTGAGTGACAACTATATTGAAAGCCCCCCTCATGCATTTTTTTTGACTACGTGTGCCACTATTCCGAGACCGAAAGTGAAACTAAAAGTGGAACTACGCCCCTGATGCGGCTAAGCTAAATGGAAAAAGGAAACTTTTGTGCCACACACTCTGCAATAAGCAATTATTATCCTGGTGACGTGGCCGGGGGTCAAAAGGTGGCACGTACAAAGCCCGGTGGACGATGGACACGTGGCCGCCAATTTAAGCCTCTTAAATGTGCCGAAGaagcaattaaaatataatcaatATGCTGCTCCCCAGCCCAGCTGTCGATGGACGGCCATCGAGTTGTGGATGAGTTGCTGCTGGAATCGCCGGATATTGTCATCCCGCTTGGGCGCCGGTTCCTCCAGGGTCTTCACATTGTCCACATGCCGATAGTGCTGCAGCTGGCCAAGATCGGGACTGACATCCTGGGGACCACACGCGTCCATCCATTGGAGGGCGAAGTGGTTGTGCAACACACTCGCATGGCCGGTGCTATGAAAGCACTTGATGGCCAGGGCGGGATTCAAGTGTTCTGCCACTCGAACCACATGCCGCAGCATGTAGAATGAACTGGGAATGCTTGAATCCTCGGGCAGTTCCTTGGGAAAGTACACGTTCCGGAAGCAATAGCTACTGCGGGCGGTGCAATTCACATCCCTGATTTGCAGTTCCCTCAGTAAATCCGACCAGCTGAGATACTTGCCCAGCGGCATAATCACCTCGTCCACATCCATCATGGCCACAAAGTCAAAATCATATAGACTGCGATAGAAACAGTCGTTGTAGAGCAGCACTTCGCTGATGATGTGCTGGAATCTCTTGTGTTCCTTGGTCTCAAGGGGAAACTCGAATTTCCTGAGATCCAGCAGACCATCCCCAGATCTCGAGTAGTGGGCCAGGGTTCTCGAGGTGTTCGGCATCAGTTCCCCTATATCATAGGCCGTAACCCTGCCCGCTCCCAGTAACCGCATTAGTTCCAGCCATTCGACCAATCTCTCAGACATATCGACATCCGGAAAATGCAGATACTTGACACAAATGCCGGTTCTTAGGGGCCGATATGGATTGGGTGGCTCTTCGGCGGGGGGTTGGATCACTTTCAGTGCATTTTGTGGAACGGCACAGGGATGACCAAAGACCAGGCTCACCAGCTGCGGGATCCGCGGGGACTTCAGTTGAAAGGTCAGGAGTGTGGGATACACCAGGCCCGGTCTAGTGCCCCAATCCGAGTACCAGGCCACTTTGGTCTCATGTAGACTCAGCGTTTCCGGCACGGTATCTCCATCGAACCAGGTTTGCAAATGGGTCTCGGGATAGGGACCCTCGCTCGTGGTCACCATGACGAGGACCATCACCTCGGGCATCCGGGGTCTCCGGTCGTAGTACGCCCCGTACAGGTAGTAGCTCAGGTTGCCGTGCCGCGTGAGCTGGAAGGATGGGTTCGGGAACTTGATGTCGTCGAAGCGGGGATACGGGGCGCATTTGGGTCCCTGGGCCCAGCCCTCGTCCTCGTTGCCCCGCAGCAGGGACTCCAGGTCCTGATCCTCCTGCGACCTTGCGGGGTTAGGGGACAGGTCCTGTTCGGCCTCTAGACTTAGCAGGCTTCCATGATGAACAATTGCTGGGGAAATACAATAATgtttataataaattcttcAACTGAAAGCAACTAACCTACTAGCTGAccataataattaatttaatttaatttaatttctttaatcAATCAaccaatatttattatttttatatttttatccATAACTTTTGAGCCTTATAAAGTGTAAAGTAGATTGACcaaatttttagatttattatataacatttttgtaaattaatTTCTAGATGCTCTCCATTTTACTCGAACAATCattatgtttaatatttttaatcaataaattagcATTAATTTAGAGGGTTACTTTTTGatcataatataataatataataataatatattattataaatacaattttgtgAAAGTTTCTTTTGATGAATATAATTAgtcatttacatttttattatattctaaATTTTACTTTAGAGCTCATTATGATATTTGTCCAATTTCTTTAGATTTTTTAAAGCAACCGAATTCTTAAACGCGGATTGTTCAAATTTTTTCATGGGCGGCGGTTTTTTGAGctacatattttttatataaatatatataccatTTTGTAAAGGATTAACTTAATTTTTCGATTTAATATTTGCACTTTTGATTTGTGATTATAATCGCGGGTCGTTCAAAGTTCAGATTaagtaatataaaatatacctTTTTGGTGCATGGGCGGGGGCAGGGGAGAATTTTTCTGGAGGCCACCATTATTCTGGGGCAATTCGACTAACCAGAAGATCAGTAAGAAAACGAGGAAACCGAGAACACATATTAAAGGTGCCCTGAAGGACCGCAGCTGATTGTAAACCATCGCGAAACGTCCGAAGTCAACTACTAAAATGAATGCACTTTTGCTGTAGCTACTTAAACAATTCCGATAAGTGCAAATACCCGTATTCAGAAAACCATGTCGAAACACATTTAAAAAGATACTTTATTTTTGTACAGCCACCATCAAGTAAATAGCGTCAGTTCTACAAAACTTATgtctaatttatttatttattatttagttctgataataaaagcttataatatgtatattttaaacaaaacattttgatTCAATTATTCATTACTTTTTTTACAAGCAGCTTACCTATATGCTATATACCTTTAAATGTAGTTTAGCAAATCTTAAGCAATCAAAAAAGtgatatattttaatgtaatgTATAACGACCAAAGTTATGATTTGTATactgtttctttttttattatttgtgtATATTAGCTGGAaatattcaacattttcaaaatttgatCAAAGTGCTTAACCTAACCAAATACGCTGTAAAAATTTACACACCTGTTTAAAGGCAAAACAAAGTTCCACGGAAACACAATAATTTAGCCAAATAgcccattttttatttgcaaagTTGTGTTGGTCAAGTAGTTGACCCGATTGCAAGACTAATACCTCATTTCGTTTGAAATTCAAACAGTTATGTTAAGtcatattaaaaaaacaagaaaagaagctaactttggcaagccgaagtttctatacccttgcaggtcgttTTCGTGGGAGCATTGTATGTATAGAGCTTTCCGActtttgaaaactaaaaactaattacaggAATTTTAAGATAATGTTTCGTTTCAATTTACTAACGTATATGTTTTCCAAAAACGAAATTTAACAgtctttatattattttgacaataattatccgatcgttcctatggtagctatatgataaggtcatccgattttatttattttattcgaaattctgaaatattaaaaaaatgatattcccaagggtagaagttaatatgtcaaaaaacactgcaagggtatacaaatgtaGAAACATGAAGTATCTTCAACATGCCGATACGGTTGGAGATAAAAAGCTGTCGACGACTGCATAAATCTAACAAGTTTAGATAGCCATTTCTCTTATCTTATCATAAAAAAGCACAGGggtctttaaaaaaatttaatttaatacacATATAAAGGGATGGTTTTAAGTTAACACTTAAGCATAAATATATGCTATGTATAagatatattaatatttatcgCTGCCTTAGTCTtgaaaataccaaaaatataatGTAGAAATAAACAGATTCAAGTATATTGCTAATTATTTGTGTATTTACGGGCATAATTAAGCtttaaaaagtaaatttttCCATTCAGCCAAGATCCAAACAAATCCATCAGCTCCTGGGCATTCTTTTCATTTAGATTAGGTTGCTCATGTATCGGGAAAAGTGGCCAATCGAGGGGGAACTCACCTTAACAAGCGGCAAACAAGCCAAGTCCGATGTCGCTGGAGACATTATTTGTATTATGTACGTCAACGATAACTTGGCAATGGCCAAAATGACAAAGGCAGTGCCCGTTGGCTGAAATGCGAACGGAAATTGGGcggtatatgtatgtatatatgggGTATATATCTGCGGCAAGTGGCAGTAAAAGTAAACCTGACGTAGGCAGCACCTGTATTAAATTATTGATTCGATTTCGCGCGCGGTTCGTTTTTATTGTGGCCAACTTTTTGTCTGAATGAATTGTAGTCGACCGGCATTGTCAAACTTTCGAGTTTGGGTCCACCCTGGGCagacactcacacacacacacacctggctgcctgtcagtctgtcacgTTGTGTGTGTAAGTGAGTGGGGGGGGGGGCTGCCACGCCCAGAAGCAgcataacaataacaaaaataaaaggagCAGACAGGCAAAAATTTATGTGTGCGACGCTGAGCGTTTCCTTGAATGCGCACACTGAGAGAAAATATGGAGAAAATATTTGTACacactggaaattaaatatataaaacttgaCCGAAAATATGGattcatttggattttttGTCAGTAGTTTTTATAATCTACGAAtctatatattcttaaaagaATAATTAATTCAAATAGACCTTATAAATAAACCAAATTATGGATAAAGATATAAACTGCTTTGAAAGGAGATTTATGGAAGTGAAATCTATTTTCCTTTTGTAGTTTTACTTAGGATATTTACAATCAAAGCGCagatttgaaatattttgtttaagcTATTAAATAAAGAAAGATTATAAACGTACTTGAATTAATCAACTTGATAAAATTTGGAGCtcaaaaattcataagatTATAAAAGATATACAAAATGTAAGCTTTTACTTTGCAAACACGAGCTCTATTTGAACTCCTTGAAGTAAACCCACCTTGCACTCTTTGTTGTTGTAATAAAACTAACGTTTCGAATTTCTCTCAGTGTACTTATGGGCACGTATACATGTGTATGGCAAACAAGACATAATCAATCACTTAACCCAAAAACGCACACCAAACGTTCGTTTCAATTAAAGTTTCGTTTTCATTCACTTAGCCCGGGAAATGGAGATGGGGAAAAGTCCAGAAAAATGGGATGGGAAAGCTAGGAAAAACTAGCGAAATCATTTCATACACTGGCCGAATTGGCCCGGCCAATTATTAAGATTGCAGGCAATGACTAATGGCTAAGGCATATTGATGAATCATTCTTATTAACTCGCATAATTTCATCCCAATTAATTATATTGATAGTTATTCTTGCCTTGGCTGCTTTACTTTCTAATATTTAGGAGTTATTTTGGCCAAACTATAACTTTATATTCAGGTTATTTGAAACTATGTTCgctgttttatttatttttattacagGAAAAgagaaacaaattaaatgccgatgattcatttaatttgtacCTGTTTTGTTAAAAGTTCAATGAAGCACTTTTCAAATTATTTCTCATTTTAcctttcaatttaattgaaCGAGAATTCTCATTTGCACTTTTCATATAAATTAAGTTTAAATAATTTCCCTTTCTCCTTCATTCACTTGGCCTCGCCTTTTTGaccaaaatcatttattttgtTCGTTTTTCATTGAAAAACCCTAtcaaaatgtaatttaatcaaaatggCTGTTACTTTCTTGCGCGCTATAAAGTTCTCGTTGAGAAAACAGAATGCTATTATCCTGTTTGTCTTGATTTCATAATTACGCAAAATGTAATTACTGATAGCCGTGGTTGTTGCAATATTGGGTTGCAATATTGCTTACATTTTAATGAGGGCAACCAATTCGCTGCTTAAAATTCCGTTTTAATTGAAGGGGTTTATATATCACAAATAATGGGTTTGACGTGCTGCATTAATTTCACACAGCTACAATTTAATGTAGGAAATTAAgtgcattttaaaatattcttgCTTACATTTGTTATGCTTTCTTTTATAATAATCTGTACCTTTTGTTGTATTAATAAGCTTTCACCAAGGCTATCGTTTACCATTTCATTGATATGTATTCATGTCGCAAATGGTGATTTCCCTATTTAATTTCCCATTACGCATTTCTTTTATTTACCTTGGCCAATTGTAATTCGAAGGCCAACTTATTTGGAAAGTTTTTTCTTGCCAACACGCCATGGAATGAAATGGAATAAAGTTGGCCGCAACTTTGATTTCAGGCACACACATATTTAATACTGGTGGGGGGTGGATATTGGGGTGGTTTTTGGGTGGTTTTGGGTGGTTTTTGGGTGGTTTTCCCCTACAGTTCGCGACGGAAGCTTTCAATTTCCGCtggcagcaccagcagccgctTTTCTATATGGATTGGTCTGGTCGTTTCTGGTCTGGGCCAGTTATTTTCGTTGCATACTATTCGGCAGCCATAATTCGCATATCAGGGGGGGGGAGATGGTTTTGGCGAAAATCGTTGGAAATTCGACGAAAAATCACGGAATCTGTTGCGTTCCATCGCCACTGCTGCTATAATTGATGCCATGAGGCAAGTGAAACTGGCAACCAGCGCCATTTCAATGCCTTTCCCTGATTTCCCCGCGATTTCCCCACGATTTCCCCCAGAACAGAACCGGAAGATTACTCGCTTGAAAGTAATTTGTTTTCATACGACATGAAAGTCTGTTCGCGACAAGGATAAGGATAAGAAAAAAGTTAAATGCAAAACGGCAGCGAGGATGTCCTTTAGAAGATGATGACCATAGAGGGCAACCAAAGCCAGACTATCGACTGCCAAGCCTTTGAGAACGGCATTTAGATACACATACATAAAGTATATTATGTAAGGAAAATGGCAAGAGGCCAAGGGCCACCTGATCCTGCACTCAAATCACATTTTGTCGCACATTTAGCATAATTTAGCACTTCATTTGCGAGCGGCAAAAACCGCGACAGATGCGAAAAAGTTTTCAACAAAAACCCGCCTCCTTTTTTTCGGTGGCGAAAGATGTATGGATATGGGCTGGCATTTTGTTGCAAAGTGATTATGATGCCCCGGGCGACATGTCAACGGACAGCAAATCCCACCAGTAGGTATATAAGCActgaaaaaaatcaaaatataatcagaataagatatttaaaataatgggtactaatactactaataaaaatatgttttgggTGTAGGTCCTAGTCGTTTAATAgctctataattttttaagcaTATCTTTATCTTTATATTACCTCAGCTTAAGTACCAATAACTTTATTCGAGTCAATCTTGACTTTTAGGTAATTTTGTGATATCCCCAAAACAACATATCATATTTTTTGGTATAGATATTTATCTTTCAATTTTTCTCCGTGTACAACAACCAACAAAATCGTCGAAAGCAACAAATTCCACCTGCGATGACACGAGTCTTAACATTAAAAGTACACATTTTCGAGCGGTTGGTTTACCTTACTTTCTCCCACTCTTTTGAAATTCcacaaacacaaaaaagtCTGGCAACTTTTTCTTTTGCCGAAAGAGCCTGAAATTACAGCCCACATATGATACGAAAAATGATTAGATGTGTTATTTATGTTTCACTCATCGCTTTTTGTATGCTTTTTCTCGTTGCAGGTAAATTGAAAAGAAAGTTGAGTGGAAAGTGGAAAGCGATGCGAGGATAAGTATTATTGATATAATATCTTTTTAAGAATACAAACGGGTTGGGTGTTTATGATTGGGAATGATACATATTAACCTATTATTTCAATTCTCAAtaaattattgttatttatcaccaaatttaaagtaatattaaatattaaaacatttcaTATACTAtgataataaacaaataaatctaAATAATTCAGGGCATAAACAAGGCAACATATATGTTGGACTTACCATAGGTAACTATATATGTTTTGTAGGTagtataatttcatttcacaggACAGTTccaatgatttttttttagatgaGCAGCTAATGAAATTCTTAAGGATTTTTAAGACGTTTGAGTTCGTCTGGGTCGCCTGAAGTGCTCTCGGAAATTTCATGTTAGTCCGAGAGTCGGCATACAATTACGATAATACAGCCTCTATTGGGGATCGTTATGCCACTCGACCACCACCTAAATTGACCTTTTGAAGAGAGAAGTGTGGGTGCATTGCGTTTGTGGTGGTGTTTTGGGTTGTGTGTGTCCGTGTCCGTGTAAGTTTGGCCGACATTTGCATTTTGGACTCTGGTCAACCGCCAAATTGCCGGCCAATGGCTCTTTTGGACGTGTCCTGTCGACTCTCTGCGGCTTATTGGCCAATTTGCAACTTGATTAACAAAAGTGCATGAGGTCAGCGGGAAACCCGATGATCATTACGATCATTATGCAACTTCAGTGGCACTTTGTGCGGCTGGAAATGGCAATTTCAACGGCGGAACAATCCGAATGCGCAAAATGCCACCACTCTAAAGGCCATAAACCTTAATTGCTGATTAcgcagacacacacacaaaaatgaggaggaaatatttcaataatCTGCCAGCTTTGTTGAAAGAAATTCCCAGTACTCAAGGAGTATCTGCGACTCAAAGAGCagctataatatatataaaaataggGTTCTTCCAtagataatatatatattttagacaaaaatatatattttcaacttgatttattttttagaacttTGTATTGTGGATTTCGagcaaaatattatttataattaactTAAAGACTCTTTGTTTATAGGCAGAATTTTTGCGAAACATCTAtagtaaaattttaaataataataataaataatttagtaAGTTAACTATAACCACAGGGTATCTCTCATTCGTACAgcgattattatttttctaggGGATGGCGTGAAAtttgaaaattgaaattttcctCACGTACAGAACGCCGGCAGCGACGCCAACGCAGCATCCACTTGTCAACATGAATTTCCAATTTTCTCTTTTCCCACTCTCGAATACCAAAAGCAGGCATTGttcaaaattgtatatctGTGTGTGGAGAGAACCCTCTTCATCGCATAAGCTGGCCACAATTGCTTAAATAAAATTGACATCAAAAGTGCATCACTTACTTTGCCCAACAAATGtttctttgattttatttttaagtttatgAAACTATAGCAATACACATAGTATAATTAATATCTGAAGAAAATATCTGAAGAAAATCATTTAGAAAGCAGAAAATTATCCGAATGGCATATTGCATGTTTTTAAATACTGATACAAATCTAAAATCCAGAGCACTCAAAACTGGAGTTTGAATTGCTTGTTTATGGCTGCTCTTTCTTTTACTTATCGCATTTCACTTTATATACTTTTGTGAGTTTGTTTTCCGGAAAAATTTGTTATAGATATCGAATCATTTGAATTCATTTTCCATAACAGTTTGGCCacttttattgttgttgtttgtttccGTGTTTTTAACTCAATTGATTATTTTGATCACGTAAACAAACATCTATAAAATATGTGGCCAAGCTGCTAAGCGATTTGTGGCTTTCCAATAATttgcataattaaaattatataacctttgtataattaaataatggAAAGTGCATTAAATGAGCAATAATCGCagcatatttatttgttttccatTCACGATTTAATAACCCCTATTCgttattttaaaactttagcCAAGCttagtattttttatatttccagAGCTCGATTTTAATTGCTGAACTTTTAAAGCGCATAAATACATTCGCTATAATTTTAGGATACCCAAGGaggttttgaaaaaaaatatccttCAAATACCCTAAAAAGATTGGTAGGAAGTATTTATTTGCCAGAGCTGGCTGTTAAAAATAACTTGTTATTTTAGTTTGTAATGCTGTTTTAGATCATTTTTGATTtgcttaaataaattttattattattgttttattCTATGAACAAGTTTGTAATGCAAGTTTTTGGAATATTTCTTTGCACTTGTAACTAttgtatttgaaatatttttaaacccCAGACGGATCTTAATTATAGCTGAATATGAAAGTGCGTCAAAACTTCAATTAAGATGggttaaaaaattaaaaaaaattaaattcttgTCGCTGTATTCCGCTGAGGTCAGCcttaacccaaaaaatcggTCAAATATCCTTTTGCCAGCCGCTGGGTCAGCGTTCTGTGACCAATTATAATTTACAACGACCCCCGCCACTGGGTGGCAGGGGGTCAAATATTCCCCAGTTGCTGACACGTCAAACATGGGCCGTAGTTTACGGCGTCGAACGCAAATTTCTCGTCTTCATTTTGATTAAACGCAAACAGGGTGGCAGGAAAAAAATTAGTTGGCTTTTATGCAAATGCATGGCGACGGCCCACGGAATATTCCCGGGGCCGGGTTCTGGCCATTTGACTGCTGGTATCTATCTGCGGGGGGTCCGAGGCCAAGAGGCTGCCCTATCGCTTCCATCTGCAGGTAACCCCTTGTCAGGAATAGCCGGAAAAGCGGTAGAAAGTCGTGGAAATCGAGGGAAATGCGGGGAAGGCACCAGCTTTTTTCACCCCCGTCCTTGTTATTATCTTATCCGCTTTCTGTTATTTGATATTTGcgctttaatgaattttaatgCTATCATTTCTTTTAACGGACTATGCTTATTTTTGCTTTTtccgtttcttttttttttcttgtaaattattaataagaaAAATTTGCCCTTACGCTTCAGTTTTTCAATCTTTTTTCCCATGTTGTGAGTTTTTGGGCAAGAGATTTTAATCGTTTTAAAATTTGCTTTCCCTGACTTGAAGTCAAGGCCACAACAGGCACccacccacacccacacccacagccacagccacaaccacacccacacacagaCAGCCACACACGCACACCATCGCTCACAGGCACCGCGGATAAAATAtcacgcatacgccgcgttgtTTCGCTGCATGTGAGAGAATTCCGTGGCTGGCATCGCTCGCTGTAAATTGTAATCATCAAAGCGTTTTCTCAGAGTCGCTTGGTGTTACTTCTTACAGTGAGTGTGCCAGTCCGTACACACAGGGAAAACCCTTGGAATCCCCTTGGAAAATATCCCATTGAAAGACCGAAAAAAAATCCAACtttggcaagccgaagtttttatacccttgcagtaaAAACCAGAGTTAGGTAATTGCACCAAAAACCTCTATACCAGACTTATGATACATTCTGCGGAATTGGATACCACTGATGGTATCCTCATAAGACTGgtttaaacaaaataacaataaaactTATAGACTTAGAAAGCTTATAATATGACTGAAAGGGAATATTGTTGTCTGACTTTCGAAAAACCTTCTCATAGTAAAAATAtcaaggaaaaacgctatagtcgagtgcctcgactatcagatacccgttactcagctaaagggggTTCTTGAATCCTTGTTCTTGAAATCCGTGTaagaaatggtgagaagagagttttgagtttatttaacaactttttgataagtatacactaaggactgaactaatagtttatttgtacatacaatgtacttaaataccgccaaaaaaaaaacattttcaactcaaaaatgtcgttctattttaaagaacattttcaactcagatgagaacgtcagaattttctctgtgaaCCCTTTAGCTCTTAAGGTTTCCGAGATTACAGCATTTACACAaatggacggacagacggatgctgatcaagaatatgtattcTTTATGTTAACTACTTTTCCCCGACTACAATATATCCTTTTAttacaagtaacgggtataatcatAGGAGAGTATAAAAATGTGCCAACTTTATTAGGTAAATATCTTGTTATTTTCAcattataaaatatagaagtccgattttgataagaCTCATTACATCCTAATGAAATCGTTTCAAGCATCcatattttgatttataaatattcaaaCAGCAAAAACCTTTTTAGGCAAAGGATAATATAACacttatattattattaatcttAATATTAGAACATACATCAATATAATCCATATAGTATAATACATTTACATATAAACTTCATCGGATTAAAGATAATACCTGCTGCAAGGGTATAGCGAGCATGGCCGGGAGTGTATTTGCATTTGATTTTCATTTCGATTTTAGAGCTAGGAAACTGATTTAAAGAGCGGAAGCGTCAACGgaagcggaaacggaaacgtCGCCGGCAGCGGAAGTGCAAGTAAAAGTGAATGTGAAGTGTAATGCAATGGCTTCGTGATGCGATCATCTATAcacgcacacacgcacacgcaCACTAACACTAGctcacacacgcacacactgGCCAACAAAATCAAACTCACAAAAAAAAGGAACACCTAAAGTCACTGGAAAGTCGGTGACGTGGCAACGCCTGTCACGTTGCAGCCATTAGACGTGACTTGCGAAAATTTCCACATTTCCGAAAGGGTTTTATGTGTCTTCAAGAAACCAAAGAAATTCGCAACCAAAGTCAAGAAACGGTGATTTCATCTTAGATTTACAGGGaaactaaataaaacaatTCATTAATATTTGGTACATTTTGGGAAGTACATTAAATGGGTGCTATAGTTTgaacattataaaaaaatgttgtacaAAAATGggaaacaaaataatattatactCTACTTTATCCAATTAACTAATTACCTTGAATGTTAGCTTTCTAATTACCTTTATAAccgaatttttttaaagcattGTCGTCGGTGCGCAAATGTCttggcaaataaaataaaaaaaaatagaat includes these proteins:
- the LOC119556457 gene encoding uncharacterized protein LOC119556457, giving the protein MVYNQLRSFRAPLICVLGFLVFLLIFWLVELPQNNGGLQKNSPLPPPMHQKAIVHHGSLLSLEAEQDLSPNPARSQEDQDLESLLRGNEDEGWAQGPKCAPYPRFDDIKFPNPSFQLTRHGNLSYYLYGAYYDRRPRMPEVMVLVMVTTSEGPYPETHLQTWFDGDTVPETLSLHETKVAWYSDWGTRPGLVYPTLLTFQLKSPRIPQLVSLVFGHPCAVPQNALKVIQPPAEEPPNPYRPLRTGICVKYLHFPDVDMSERLVEWLELMRLLGAGRVTAYDIGELMPNTSRTLAHYSRSGDGLLDLRKFEFPLETKEHKRFQHIISEVLLYNDCFYRSLYDFDFVAMMDVDEVIMPLGKYLSWSDLLRELQIRDVNCTARSSYCFRNVYFPKELPEDSSIPSSFYMLRHVVRVAEHLNPALAIKCFHSTGHASVLHNHFALQWMDACGPQDVSPDLGQLQHYRHVDNVKTLEEPAPKRDDNIRRFQQQLIHNSMAVHRQLGWGAAY